Proteins encoded together in one Triticum dicoccoides isolate Atlit2015 ecotype Zavitan chromosome 7B, WEW_v2.0, whole genome shotgun sequence window:
- the LOC119340718 gene encoding uncharacterized protein LOC119340718: MEQDALLASSQQAKLPLALFIFESNKKKQLLFDPSTKKIRGIISVAFADATCVFENGGWLLMLQHKQHGFQEQQEQTIFLVHASTGRRLELPACPSVIDGLFVFYVGSSEVPLVVVCIETISGVPTVHVACPGDIYWSVYKNIEDGSHLPLDPHRRIKCTLIIDAVLLGKQAVCVDYHGKILIFDVTEMSWRRTALSKGWNERDAHFLVASSEEVVLISCRRFRGRFCDFKFFKLDAEALEWSPLDDTELDGCSWFLYRGRSILAREEGKRKVYTFYPSQWGGSTPIDADSSRKRKVAHMKSLSSREKSVTNIFMHDLEDGVVRTVLPASIVTEERHWLRSSVFGGPFQ, translated from the coding sequence ATGGAGCAGGATGCCCTGCTGGCTTCTTCCCAGCAAGCGAAGCTACCCTTGGCTCTGTTTATTTTTGAAAGCAACAAGAAGAAGCAGCTCCTGTTTGACCCCTCCACCAAGAAGATCCGTGGCATAATCAGCGTGGCGTTCGCAGATGCCACCTGCGTGTTCGAAAATGGCGGGTGGCTGCTCATGCTCCAGCACAAGCAACATGGTTTCCAGGAGCAGCAAGAGCAGACCATCTTCCTTGTGCATGCCAGCACCGGCAGGCGGCTGGAGCTGCCGGCGTGCCCTTCTGTCATTGACGGGCTCTTCGTTTTCTACGTCGGCTCCAGTGAGGTGCCTCTGGTTGTCGTGTGCATTGAGACCATCTCCGGGGTCCCAACCGTCCATGTTGCCTGCCCTGGGGACATATACTGGAGCGTCTACAAGAACATTGAGGATGGCTCCCACCTACCGCTGGATCCACACAGACGCATCAAGTGCACCCTCATTATCGATGCCGTCTTGCTCGGGAAGCAGGCCGTCTGCGTCGACTACCATGGGAAGATCCTGATCTTCGACGTCACGGAGATGAGCTGGAGGAGGACCGCTCTTTCAAAGGGGTGGAACGAAAGGGATGCTCACTTCCTTGTGGCATCCAGTGAAGAAGTTGTGCTCATCTCGTGCCGTCGCTTTCGTGGACGGTTCTGCGACTTCAAATTCTTCAAGCTGGATGCTGAAGCACTGGAGTGGTCACCTCTAGATGACACGGAGCTTGATGGTTGCAGCTGGTTTCTGTACAGAGGTCGCTCCATCCTTGCGAGGGAGGAAGGCAAGAGGAAAGTCTACACCTTCTATCCAAGCCAGTGGGGTGGCTCGACACCGATCGACGCCGACAGCTCGAGGAAGAGGAAGGTAGCCcatatgaagtcattgtcttccagAGAGAAGTCGGTTACGAATATATTCATGCATGATTTAGAAGACGGCGTCGTCAGGACGGTTCTCCCGGCTTCAATTGTGACTGAGGAACGGCATTGGCTCCGGTCTAGTGTCTTTGGTGGACCATTTCAGTAA